In Rutidosis leptorrhynchoides isolate AG116_Rl617_1_P2 chromosome 2, CSIRO_AGI_Rlap_v1, whole genome shotgun sequence, one genomic interval encodes:
- the LOC139888472 gene encoding uncharacterized protein: protein MKILSLNIRGFGCDDTVESKISKFRRIRLSKLPDVVSIQASKCNEVSDSWLECVWGGPDFEFVQKPKMGKSEGLLLIWDPGVFNVNQAVVKEFFLAIKGHWIGKDMETIIVNVYGPHNDENKKRMWDSLEQLKRYDNAAWVICGDFNEVWDQTKRQNCVFIKRRASLFNDFIERMQLIEIPLLGKKFTRISDDRSKLSILDRFLVSDDFLRMWGDISTLALDRSLSDHCPIILRDKNDDFGSKPFKFFDMWLEFKDVEPIIVAAWNKKGRWA, encoded by the coding sequence ATGAAGATACTATCGCTAAATATTCGTGGGTTTGGGTGTGATGACACTGTCGAGAGTAAAATCAGTAAATTTAGGAGAATACGATTATCTAAATTACCTGATGTAGTTTCCATCCAAGCATCCAAGTGCAATGAGGTATCTGATAGCTGGTTAGAATGCGTTTGGGGTGGTCCTGACTTCGAATTTGTACAAAAGCCTAAGATGGGAAAGTCTGAGGGGTTGTTACTCATCTGGGATCCGGGTGTTTTCAATGTAAATCAAGCTGTTGTTAAAGAGTTCTTCTTAGCTATTAAAGGGCATTGGATAGGAAAAGATATGGAAACAATAATAGTCAACGTTTACGGTCCTCATAATGATGAGAATAAGAAAAGGATGTGGGACTCTTTGGAGCAATTAAAGAGGTATGACAATGCGGCATGGGTAATTTGCGGAGATTTCAATGAGGTTTGGGACCAAACTAAAAGGCAAAACTGTGTTTTCATTAAAAGACGGGCATCTTTATTCAATGACTTCATAGAAAGAATGCAATTAATTGAGATACCTCTTCTAGGTAAAAAGTTTACGAGAATCAGTGATGATAGGTCAAAACTTAGTATACTTGATCGTTTCCTAGTCTCCGATGATTTCCTTCGAATGTGGGGAGATATTTCGACTTTGGCTTTAGACAGAAGTCTATCAGATCATTGCCCAATTATCCTTCGCGATAAGAATGACGACTTTGGTTCGAAACCTTTTAAGTTTTTTGACATGTGGTTGGAGTTTAAAGATGTGGAGCCAATTATTGTAGCTGCTTGGAACAAAAAAGGTAGATGGGCATAG